Proteins encoded by one window of Winogradskyella sp. PG-2:
- a CDS encoding sodium:solute symporter → MQTLDWIDWLVLIATLLVIVGYGTWKTRGRNSAQDYIKGGNSTKWWTIGLSVMATQASAITFLSTTGQAFSDGMGFVQFYFGLPIAMVIICLVFIPLYHRLKVYTAYEFLENRFDLKTRSLTAILFLIQRGLAAGITIFAPAIILSVVLGWNIVTLNIVIGVLVIIYTVSGGTKAVTVTQKQQMFVIFAGMIAALVIIINLIPDEVSFRDAIDIAGATGKMQVLDFSFDLENRYTVWTGLIGGTFLMLSYFGTDQSQVQRYLSGKSIKEMQMGLLFNGLLKVPMQFFILLVGVMVFVFYQFNPSPLNFIDASTQTVLASEYGIEYKKLQEDQKDLFELKKKISLEMSNSKDNKEATITQLAALDIVEKSYRQKSKFLIKKAVDPEYTSEYNALQKEVNELKSNPENEAYLLKSAELRTLYKDSAKDTQTNDRDYMFIRFILNNLPTGLIGLLLAVILSAAMSSTASEINALATITSIDLYGRNQKEDKGDAHMVKMTKWFTFGWGIIAIIIACFANLAENLIQLVNIIGSIFYGNVLGIFLLAFFFKHIKGNSVFLGALITQCIVVNGWWFDWMPYLWLNLFGCAVVIVVAHILQLILPNKLEE, encoded by the coding sequence ATGCAAACTTTAGATTGGATAGATTGGTTAGTTCTAATTGCTACACTTTTAGTAATTGTAGGTTATGGAACCTGGAAAACTAGAGGTCGAAATAGTGCTCAAGACTATATAAAAGGTGGAAATTCTACAAAATGGTGGACCATTGGTTTATCCGTAATGGCAACTCAAGCCAGTGCTATTACATTTTTGTCTACTACTGGTCAGGCATTTTCAGATGGTATGGGCTTTGTTCAATTCTACTTTGGGCTTCCAATCGCCATGGTGATTATTTGCTTGGTATTTATTCCGCTTTATCATCGCCTTAAAGTTTATACAGCATACGAGTTTTTGGAAAATCGATTCGATTTAAAAACACGAAGTTTAACCGCTATTTTATTTTTAATCCAACGTGGATTAGCAGCTGGAATAACCATATTTGCTCCAGCTATTATTCTTTCCGTTGTATTAGGCTGGAATATAGTTACTTTAAACATAGTTATTGGAGTCTTAGTTATCATTTATACAGTTTCTGGTGGTACAAAAGCTGTAACAGTTACCCAAAAGCAGCAGATGTTCGTCATTTTTGCAGGAATGATTGCAGCTTTGGTGATTATAATTAATTTAATTCCAGATGAAGTTTCCTTTAGAGATGCTATTGATATTGCTGGAGCTACAGGTAAAATGCAAGTCTTAGATTTTTCATTTGACTTAGAAAATAGATATACTGTTTGGACAGGTCTTATTGGAGGTACTTTTTTAATGTTATCGTATTTCGGTACGGACCAAAGCCAAGTACAACGTTACCTTTCTGGTAAATCCATAAAAGAAATGCAAATGGGTTTACTCTTTAATGGTTTGCTAAAAGTACCAATGCAATTCTTCATTTTACTTGTAGGTGTTATGGTATTTGTGTTTTATCAATTTAATCCATCACCTTTAAATTTTATTGACGCTTCTACACAAACTGTCTTAGCTTCTGAATATGGTATTGAATACAAAAAACTTCAAGAAGATCAAAAAGATTTATTTGAACTTAAAAAGAAAATTTCTTTAGAGATGTCGAATTCTAAAGATAATAAAGAAGCCACAATAACACAATTGGCAGCATTAGATATAGTTGAAAAATCATATAGACAAAAGTCTAAATTTTTAATTAAAAAAGCAGTAGATCCAGAATACACTTCAGAATATAATGCCCTTCAAAAAGAAGTTAATGAACTAAAATCTAATCCTGAAAACGAAGCGTATCTGCTAAAATCTGCAGAGCTAAGAACATTATATAAGGATTCTGCAAAAGACACACAAACTAATGACAGAGATTATATGTTCATTCGGTTTATATTAAATAACCTACCAACTGGACTTATCGGTCTTTTATTAGCGGTTATTTTATCTGCCGCAATGTCATCCACAGCTTCAGAAATAAATGCTTTGGCAACAATTACTTCTATTGATTTGTATGGTAGAAACCAAAAAGAAGATAAAGGTGATGCTCACATGGTAAAAATGACAAAATGGTTTACTTTTGGTTGGGGAATCATTGCCATTATTATTGCCTGCTTCGCTAATCTCGCCGAAAACCTAATTCAGTTGGTTAATATCATTGGTTCTATTTTCTATGGAAATGTTCTAGGTATATTTTTATTAGCATTCTTCTTCAAACATATAAAAGGTAATTCTGTTTTTTTAGGAGCATTAATTACTCAGTGTATTGTAGTAAACGGTTGGTGGTTTGATTGGATGCCATACTTGTGGTTAAATCTTTTTGGCTGTGCAGTAGTTATAGTTGTTGCACATATTCTACAGCTTATATTACCTAATAAGCTAGAAGAATAA
- a CDS encoding PIG-L family deacetylase: MRPIRLCLLLFLSTIFSLQAQQPKKLNSSEIYEAVQKLNVLGSVLYIAAHPDDENTRLISYMSNEVKARTAYLSLTRGDGGQNLIGPEIRELLGVIRTQELLAARGIDGGEQLFSRANDFGYSKHPDETLEIWNKDEVLSDVVWAIREFKPDVIINRFDHRRAGRTHGHHTTSAMLSLEAFDLANDPSKYSSQLELTDTWQPKRLFYNTSWWRYGSREAFDKIDKSNMINFDIGVYYPSKGMSNNEVASLASSQHLCQGFGRVTTRGEQQEYIEFLKGEPLDDSNDVFAGIDTSWNRIEGGLALGNILSKIETDFNFVNPSSHLPQLIEAYKLLQNVKDKHWKSIKTKELKSIIEACTGLYLEVSANTPNAAPSANVQLRMEVLNRSNANINLVSYNLSTLQNGISKNMELLENQRLDFEEGITIPSDFNYTTPYWLNKQSTLGMYSVKNQELIGLPETPRAVFVDFNLNIEGTPITITKPLVYRYSKPDKGELYRPFEIIPMVSASISDKVFIFENDQQKEIEVTVKAGRDAIEGYVQMGYPKDWSVYPQKQKIEIINKGDIQKVVFTVIPPKGQSEGLVTPMVNVNGEFFTDELIEIDYAHIPYQTVLMPSESKLVRLDIKKRGNNIGYIEGAGDVVPESLRQIGYNVTIIKPEQISPENLSNFDAIVVGIRAYNIVDELKFKQKFLLDYVNEGGNLVIQYNTNRRLKVDNLAPYDLKLSRDRVTDENAEIRILNPQHSVLNFPNKITSIDFEGWVQERGLYFPNEWSDEFTPLLASNDKGETSKEGALLVANYGKGNYIYTGLSFFREFPAGVSGAYRLFANLLSAGKEDKIKLKN, translated from the coding sequence ATGCGCCCAATTAGACTTTGTCTTTTGCTTTTTTTAAGCACGATATTTTCCTTACAAGCACAGCAACCAAAAAAACTAAATTCTTCTGAGATATATGAAGCCGTTCAAAAACTAAATGTTTTAGGCTCCGTGCTCTATATAGCTGCACATCCTGATGATGAAAATACACGTTTAATTTCCTACATGTCTAACGAAGTTAAGGCACGTACAGCATATTTGTCTTTAACCCGAGGTGATGGCGGTCAAAACTTAATTGGTCCAGAGATTAGAGAATTGCTAGGAGTTATAAGAACTCAAGAACTATTAGCAGCAAGAGGTATTGATGGTGGTGAACAACTTTTTAGTAGAGCCAATGACTTTGGCTATTCTAAACATCCCGACGAAACTTTAGAAATTTGGAATAAAGATGAAGTCCTATCTGATGTTGTTTGGGCAATCCGAGAATTTAAACCAGATGTAATCATTAATCGTTTCGACCATAGGAGAGCTGGAAGAACACATGGGCATCATACAACTTCTGCAATGCTAAGTTTAGAAGCTTTTGATTTAGCTAATGACCCTTCAAAATATTCTTCTCAATTAGAATTAACCGACACATGGCAACCCAAACGATTATTTTACAACACCTCTTGGTGGCGCTACGGAAGCAGAGAAGCATTTGATAAAATTGACAAAAGCAATATGATCAATTTTGATATTGGAGTTTATTACCCAAGTAAAGGGATGTCTAATAATGAAGTAGCTTCTTTAGCTAGTAGTCAACATTTATGTCAAGGATTTGGACGAGTAACAACACGCGGAGAGCAACAAGAATATATTGAATTTCTAAAAGGAGAACCATTGGACGATAGTAACGATGTTTTTGCTGGTATTGATACCTCATGGAATAGAATTGAAGGTGGTCTAGCTTTAGGTAATATTTTATCTAAGATAGAAACTGACTTCAATTTTGTGAATCCTTCGTCTCATTTACCTCAACTTATCGAGGCTTATAAACTGCTTCAAAATGTAAAAGATAAGCATTGGAAATCTATAAAAACTAAAGAACTAAAGTCTATTATAGAAGCTTGTACTGGTTTGTACCTTGAAGTTTCAGCTAATACACCAAATGCTGCTCCAAGTGCTAATGTTCAACTTCGTATGGAAGTTTTAAATCGAAGTAATGCAAATATAAATTTAGTATCCTATAATCTTTCTACGCTACAGAATGGTATTTCAAAAAACATGGAATTACTAGAGAATCAGAGATTAGATTTTGAGGAAGGTATAACAATACCAAGTGATTTTAATTACACAACACCATATTGGTTGAATAAACAAAGTACACTAGGCATGTATAGTGTAAAAAATCAAGAACTGATTGGCTTACCAGAAACACCAAGAGCAGTTTTTGTAGATTTTAATTTAAATATCGAAGGTACACCAATAACGATTACAAAGCCATTGGTGTATCGCTACTCTAAACCAGATAAAGGTGAATTGTATAGACCTTTTGAAATTATTCCAATGGTGTCTGCAAGCATAAGTGATAAGGTCTTCATTTTTGAAAATGATCAACAAAAAGAAATTGAAGTGACTGTAAAGGCAGGTAGAGATGCTATTGAAGGCTATGTACAGATGGGATATCCAAAAGATTGGAGTGTATATCCACAAAAACAAAAAATTGAAATCATTAATAAAGGTGATATACAAAAAGTGGTGTTTACAGTTATTCCACCAAAAGGTCAGAGTGAAGGTTTAGTTACACCAATGGTAAATGTAAATGGAGAGTTTTTCACAGACGAACTGATTGAAATCGACTATGCTCACATTCCTTATCAAACGGTTTTAATGCCAAGTGAGAGTAAATTGGTACGCTTAGATATTAAAAAACGTGGCAATAATATTGGTTATATAGAAGGTGCAGGTGATGTAGTACCTGAAAGTTTAAGACAAATTGGCTATAATGTTACTATTATAAAACCAGAGCAAATTTCACCAGAAAATCTTTCAAACTTTGATGCTATTGTTGTTGGTATTAGAGCTTATAATATTGTAGATGAATTAAAATTTAAACAAAAATTTCTGCTAGATTATGTTAATGAAGGTGGAAATCTTGTCATTCAATATAATACTAACAGAAGATTAAAAGTTGATAATTTGGCGCCTTATGATTTAAAACTATCAAGAGATCGAGTTACAGATGAGAATGCCGAAATTAGAATTTTAAATCCTCAGCATTCAGTTCTAAATTTTCCAAACAAAATTACATCCATAGATTTTGAAGGTTGGGTGCAAGAGCGTGGTCTATATTTCCCAAATGAATGGTCAGATGAATTCACACCATTGTTAGCGTCAAACGATAAAGGAGAAACCTCTAAAGAAGGTGCTTTATTAGTAGCTAATTATGGAAAGGGAAATTACATTTATACGGGTTTAAGCTTTTTTAGAGAATTTCCTGCTGGAGTTTCTGGAGCTTACCGATTATTTGCCAATTTACTTTCCGCTGGTAAGGAAGATAAAATCAAACTAAAAAACTAA
- a CDS encoding mechanosensitive ion channel domain-containing protein, translating into MSEFYNTYKDAIINTGILLIILMIIRAIIVITVKKIGHKSGTTEARANLIGRYVTVTLVLIALLIEAFIFGVEVHDITLVFSSVFAVIGIALFAIWSILSNVTSGVIMFFSFPYKVGDKIKIHDKDYPIEAIIEDIRAFQLILREDNGDLVTYPNNLVLQKAVTLIEKDALDDNNTMQ; encoded by the coding sequence ATGAGTGAATTCTATAACACATATAAAGATGCAATAATTAACACAGGAATTCTTCTAATTATCTTAATGATAATTAGAGCCATCATTGTTATCACAGTAAAAAAAATAGGTCACAAAAGTGGCACTACAGAAGCTCGTGCTAACTTAATAGGTCGTTATGTTACAGTAACATTAGTTTTAATAGCATTGCTCATCGAAGCCTTTATTTTTGGTGTAGAAGTTCATGACATTACTTTGGTCTTTTCTTCAGTTTTTGCCGTTATAGGAATTGCACTATTTGCGATATGGTCTATTTTGAGTAACGTAACATCTGGAGTTATAATGTTCTTTTCATTTCCTTATAAGGTTGGTGACAAAATAAAAATCCACGATAAGGATTATCCCATAGAAGCAATTATTGAAGATATAAGAGCCTTTCAACTCATTCTAAGAGAAGACAATGGAGATTTAGTGACTTATCCTAATAATCTAGTTTTACAAAAAGCGGTCACCTTAATAGAAAAAGATGCCTTAGATGACAATAATACAATGCAATAA
- a CDS encoding Maf family nucleotide pyrophosphatase, with translation MLKEKLKDFNIILASASPRRHAFFKIMDLDFEIRLKPVEETYSKDLKREEITDFLAKLKAEPFLSDLKTNDILITSDTIVWLEDKPVEKPRDNDHAFRMIKSLSNTTHEVVTSICFTKKSEQNVVNTITKVTFKKLTDEEIWYYVNNYKPLDKAGAYGIQEWIGAIAITSVEGSYNNVVGLPTHLLYETLINMVKAE, from the coding sequence ATGCTAAAAGAAAAGCTCAAAGATTTTAATATTATTCTAGCATCCGCTTCACCTCGTCGACATGCGTTTTTTAAAATCATGGATTTAGATTTTGAAATTCGACTAAAACCTGTTGAAGAAACCTATTCTAAGGACTTAAAACGAGAAGAAATCACAGATTTTTTAGCGAAACTAAAAGCTGAACCTTTTCTAAGTGATCTCAAAACCAATGATATTTTAATTACTAGCGATACGATTGTTTGGTTAGAAGACAAACCTGTAGAAAAACCAAGAGATAATGACCATGCATTTAGAATGATTAAGTCCTTGAGTAATACAACGCACGAAGTCGTAACATCTATCTGTTTTACTAAAAAATCTGAACAAAACGTAGTAAATACCATCACCAAAGTAACCTTTAAAAAGCTTACTGATGAAGAAATTTGGTACTATGTTAATAACTACAAACCACTAGATAAAGCTGGTGCTTATGGCATACAAGAGTGGATTGGAGCTATAGCCATCACAAGCGTAGAAGGTTCCTATAATAATGTCGTTGGCTTACCTACACATTTGCTTTACGAAACGTTAATTAACATGGTAAAGGCAGAATAA
- a CDS encoding geranylgeranylglycerol-phosphate geranylgeranyltransferase, giving the protein MMYFLNLIRWKNLIMIALVQYLIKYALLLPFFESHGVITTLKPLGFSILVIATVLIAAGGYVINDIYDIETDKVNKPDQLIIGEHITEKNALTLFIILNVIGVGLGYYLSNGIGKSEFFVIFIIASALLYIYSSYLKQMLLVGNVVVSLVVALSMLMVGIFELLPAITETNRAVQITFFKIILDYAIFAFMINFIRELVKDIQDIDGDHKAGMQTLPIVLGRERANKIVFVLSLIPLLSVIYYVVINLFKQTEIVGYFLVLVIAPLIYVSIKLFSAEQKPHYKHISLILKLIMLTGMLSMFLYKYIYFK; this is encoded by the coding sequence ATGATGTATTTTCTAAATTTAATCCGTTGGAAAAACCTAATTATGATTGCCCTTGTGCAATACTTAATTAAATACGCTTTACTTCTACCCTTTTTCGAATCTCATGGTGTTATTACAACATTAAAACCTTTAGGTTTTTCAATATTAGTGATTGCAACAGTTTTAATCGCAGCTGGAGGTTATGTTATCAACGATATTTATGATATTGAAACCGATAAAGTCAATAAACCAGATCAACTAATCATTGGTGAACATATTACTGAGAAAAATGCATTAACACTTTTTATTATTCTTAATGTTATTGGTGTAGGCTTAGGTTACTATTTATCTAATGGGATTGGTAAATCTGAATTTTTCGTCATATTTATTATAGCCTCTGCCCTACTTTACATTTATTCATCCTACCTAAAACAAATGCTTTTAGTAGGAAACGTCGTTGTTTCATTAGTAGTCGCTTTAAGCATGCTAATGGTTGGCATTTTTGAATTATTACCCGCAATAACCGAAACCAATAGAGCAGTTCAAATAACATTCTTTAAAATTATTCTCGATTATGCCATTTTTGCTTTTATGATCAACTTTATCAGAGAACTTGTAAAAGATATTCAAGATATTGATGGAGATCATAAAGCAGGTATGCAAACACTTCCTATCGTATTAGGTAGAGAGCGTGCTAACAAAATTGTATTTGTATTGTCATTGATTCCGTTACTTTCTGTGATTTATTATGTAGTTATTAATTTATTTAAGCAAACCGAAATTGTTGGTTATTTTTTAGTTTTAGTCATTGCACCATTAATTTATGTGTCGATCAAATTATTCAGCGCAGAACAAAAACCACATTACAAACATATTAGCTTAATCTTAAAATTAATTATGCTCACCGGAATGCTTTCTATGTTTCTTTATAAATATATTTACTTTAAATAA
- a CDS encoding KdsC family phosphatase, translated as MDTDKSYKELLANINTFIFDVDGVLTDGTITVTTDGEMLRTMNIKDGFALKTAVDAGFNVCIISGGSNEGVRKRLAGLGIKDIYLGAHNKIEQLNEYMIKHNITKTHVLYMGDDIPDYPVMKLVGLPCCPQDAVQEIKSVSKYISHKNGGKGAVRDVIEQVLKVQFKWNGNFNAKYD; from the coding sequence ATGGACACCGATAAGAGCTACAAAGAACTTTTAGCAAATATTAATACTTTCATTTTTGATGTTGATGGAGTACTCACTGATGGAACCATTACTGTAACCACTGATGGTGAAATGTTAAGGACTATGAATATTAAAGATGGTTTTGCTTTAAAAACTGCTGTAGATGCTGGATTTAATGTTTGTATTATTTCTGGAGGCTCTAATGAAGGTGTTCGGAAACGTTTAGCTGGTTTGGGAATAAAAGACATTTATCTAGGTGCTCATAATAAAATTGAGCAACTTAATGAGTACATGATTAAACACAATATCACAAAAACTCATGTGTTATATATGGGAGATGATATTCCAGATTACCCTGTAATGAAGTTAGTTGGTTTACCATGTTGTCCGCAAGATGCAGTACAAGAAATAAAGTCGGTTTCTAAATATATTTCTCATAAAAATGGTGGAAAAGGTGCTGTAAGAGATGTCATTGAACAAGTGCTTAAAGTACAATTTAAATGGAATGGTAATTTTAATGCTAAATACGATTAA
- a CDS encoding Rossmann-like and DUF2520 domain-containing protein encodes MISVVLIGAGNVATHLYKAFSKAENVSVTQWYNRTRSSISSYVNEVDITDSLKDLKKADIYIIAVSDDSIAQLSEDLPFSNRLVAHTSGSVSIHDMNKKNKLGVFYPLQTFSKNTELDFSEVPICIEIIEKKNLKLLKDLAEAIGCKAYKVYTEQRQTMHLAAVFVNNFTNQMYRIAHEIGETENVDFNLLKPLLLETARKVQHISPYMAQTGPAKRNDKKTIKRHLKQIEKDEHKKIYELLTNSIKKTHGHR; translated from the coding sequence ATGATATCAGTTGTATTAATTGGTGCTGGCAACGTTGCTACACATCTATATAAAGCATTTTCTAAAGCTGAAAATGTCTCGGTTACACAGTGGTATAATCGTACACGTTCATCAATTTCATCTTATGTGAACGAGGTAGATATTACTGATAGTTTAAAAGACTTAAAAAAAGCAGATATTTATATTATCGCAGTCAGTGATGATAGTATTGCACAATTATCTGAAGATTTACCATTTTCGAACCGATTAGTAGCACATACATCTGGTAGTGTTTCTATACACGACATGAATAAGAAAAATAAACTTGGAGTTTTTTATCCACTTCAGACGTTTTCTAAAAATACAGAATTAGATTTTAGTGAAGTCCCAATCTGTATAGAAATTATAGAAAAAAAGAATCTTAAACTTTTAAAAGATTTAGCCGAAGCAATTGGTTGCAAAGCCTATAAGGTATATACAGAACAAAGACAAACAATGCATTTAGCTGCTGTTTTTGTAAATAATTTCACCAATCAGATGTACAGAATTGCTCATGAAATAGGAGAAACTGAAAATGTTGATTTTAATCTTCTAAAGCCATTACTATTAGAAACTGCTAGAAAAGTGCAACATATTTCTCCGTATATGGCGCAGACTGGACCTGCAAAACGCAATGACAAAAAAACTATTAAACGCCATCTTAAACAAATTGAAAAAGATGAGCATAAAAAAATCTATGAATTACTAACCAATTCAATTAAAAAAACACATGGACACCGATAA
- a CDS encoding group III truncated hemoglobin → MIKKDIKNREDIFQLVSKFYEKVRNDNVLGPFFNKTINDWDAHLQHLTTFWESSLFLKTKYNGNPLEAHVKVDAERNNNINELHFGLWLNLWFQTIDELFEGDYAENAKRRARKMGTFLYLKIFEARTSN, encoded by the coding sequence ATGATTAAAAAAGACATAAAGAATAGAGAAGACATCTTTCAATTAGTTTCTAAATTTTACGAAAAAGTAAGAAACGATAATGTCTTAGGTCCATTTTTTAATAAAACCATTAATGATTGGGATGCACATTTACAGCATTTAACTACGTTTTGGGAATCTAGTTTGTTCTTAAAGACGAAGTATAATGGGAACCCTCTAGAAGCTCATGTAAAAGTAGATGCAGAACGTAATAATAATATCAACGAATTACATTTTGGCCTTTGGTTAAACCTATGGTTTCAAACGATAGATGAATTATTTGAAGGCGATTATGCCGAAAATGCCAAACGTCGTGCTCGTAAAATGGGTACATTTTTATATTTAAAAATTTTTGAGGCTAGAACCTCTAATTAA
- a CDS encoding DUF2306 domain-containing protein translates to MNSNIKKVGFYFFGLLCVAVGLYPIIYFVLDRRFGLLGSKTADLLTNTFWNIGFYGHIILGGLALLIGWLQFNKNLRSKNLKLHKRIGKLYVITVLISGFCGLYIAFFATGGLISKLGFMSLALIWLYSTIQGYRFAKNAEIIKHQYMMIYSYAACFAAVTLRIWLPILGELFGAFIPAYRIVAWLCWMPNIIVAFFIVNNLKKKSLSV, encoded by the coding sequence ATGAATTCTAATATAAAAAAAGTAGGATTTTATTTTTTTGGATTGTTGTGTGTTGCGGTCGGTCTTTATCCAATAATCTATTTTGTTTTAGATAGACGATTTGGTTTATTAGGATCAAAAACTGCTGATTTATTAACTAATACATTTTGGAATATTGGTTTTTATGGACATATCATTTTAGGTGGATTAGCTTTACTCATAGGATGGTTGCAATTCAATAAAAATTTAAGATCCAAAAATTTGAAATTACATAAACGAATAGGTAAGCTTTATGTGATTACCGTCTTAATTAGTGGTTTTTGTGGTCTATACATTGCGTTTTTTGCAACAGGAGGCTTAATAAGTAAATTAGGATTTATGTCTTTAGCCTTAATCTGGCTCTACAGCACAATTCAAGGATATAGATTTGCTAAGAATGCTGAAATTATAAAGCATCAGTATATGATGATCTATAGTTATGCTGCTTGCTTTGCTGCTGTAACTTTAAGAATATGGTTACCTATTTTAGGAGAACTATTTGGCGCTTTTATTCCAGCATACAGAATTGTAGCTTGGCTTTGTTGGATGCCAAATATTATTGTCGCTTTTTTTATTGTAAATAACCTTAAGAAGAAAAGTCTATCTGTTTAA
- the mscL gene encoding large conductance mechanosensitive channel protein MscL — translation MKLLKEFKEFAVKGNMMDMAIGIIIGAAFNKVIDVLAKQVILPPLSLLSDGVNFENKRLILRDVVTDATGTVTTAEVAIAYGKLSEVFLDFLIIGFTVFVVVKAMNKLRNKAQDTKDETVVTPKDIELLSDLKSLMEEQNKLLKANGSK, via the coding sequence ATGAAACTACTTAAAGAATTTAAAGAATTTGCTGTAAAAGGTAACATGATGGATATGGCAATAGGTATCATTATAGGTGCTGCATTCAATAAAGTGATTGATGTTTTAGCAAAACAAGTGATTCTACCGCCATTATCATTATTGTCTGACGGTGTTAATTTTGAAAATAAGCGACTAATACTTAGAGATGTCGTTACTGATGCTACAGGAACAGTAACAACTGCTGAAGTAGCTATTGCTTATGGTAAGCTATCGGAAGTCTTTTTAGACTTTCTTATCATTGGGTTTACAGTTTTTGTAGTTGTAAAAGCAATGAATAAATTGCGTAATAAAGCTCAAGATACTAAAGATGAAACTGTGGTAACTCCAAAGGATATTGAATTATTATCTGATCTAAAGAGTTTAATGGAAGAGCAAAACAAACTGCTTAAGGCAAATGGTTCTAAATAG